TCCAGCAGACGACCGAGAAAGTGAAGTTGATCCAAGAGAGATTGAAGACGTCCCTGAGCAGACAGAAGTCCTATGCGGACAAGCGAAGAAGACCCTTGGAGTTCGCCTCAGGAGATCATGTGTTCCTCCGACTCAATCCGATCACTAGAGTAGGCTGagtcgttcgtccaaagaagctatCCCCCAAATTCATCGGACCGTATCAAATTCTGAGGAAGATCGGACCAGTGGCGTATGAACTAGCTTTACCACCTCAACTATCGAACCTTCACCCAGTTTTCCACGTTTCTCAACTCCGAAAGTACATTGCCAACCCTTCTCATATATTGGAGTTGGAAAACGTTCAACTTcgccaagaccgaacgctggagTTGCAACCAGTTCGTGTGGAAGACTGCCGCACAAAGTACTATAAAGGAAAAGACGTTCGTCTAGTAAAGATGGTTTGGGACGCAAAGACTGGCGACTCAACGTGGGAAGTGGAAAACGCTATGAAGGACTTGTACCCCCATCTATTTCCGGGTAAgatttaattttcgaggacgaaaacttttgtagttagggagaatgtaAAGCCTCGAAAACTTAAACCAGcctccacctgtcaaatcacgtTTTTAATGCCCAAAAACCTTGTTCagatttttattaagaaacgcACTCAGACCCCACTTTCCGATCACCATTAAATGCACCCACGCCGCACGTTcagtgccattaaaacgcactcacacactCTGCATGCAGCTGCCAAGTGTCATTTTTGGAACATTCGGAATCGTTAGTGGAATACAAGTGGCAGCAGGagaatggacgctcgtcctacgtgggaagggaaaatgatttttctgaaaaaccctcttcccactcttctgcatgtttcttcttcttccccaaaactcAGACCTtccatttctcctccttttCTCTAGAAACcctatcttctctctaccataactcattttccttttctccgatcaaatttcagagaccgtagaagaGATCCCGACGTCCTAAGCTTTCCATTAAACCGAACAAGTTCACGTTTGAAGCTGGTAAGTTTCCTCCCTTAGTCTTTCGTTCTTAGAGTTCATGCAAAACCAAGTTATGGTTGCATGCATGTATATAGTCTAAGTACTTTGGTTTTTATTCTGGTTAGATTTGAGTTGGAAGAGTTAAGTGACCACTGAGGATAGAAAAACGTTAGTTGGACGAGCCACAAATCTTGCGTTTAGGACAAGTTGCTCACAAATCCAgataagggaagcttattgtgatttaattgatgttgtatgttgtatgaaCGTCTGATATGGGctgaatgtatgagataaaCGCTGATTGATGATGTATGAACGATTGCTGTTataatgaatgaatatggtatgcATTGGTTGATACGTATGCTGATGGTTGTAGTTATGAATGATTAATGTGAATCATATAAAGtttgtaatttgatattttgatatgaagTTATAAAGTATGAGATGATATATTAAATCTGGATTTTGATAACATGGTTTATGATAAGAAATACCCTTTATGATTATGTACGTACGTCATTggacggtctttgaccgttcggtattccaataaaaaaaatgatttgctaagggattctttcattcggaaagaatcctagttgaggacggaCGCCCTCTAGTATTAGTAccacgtttgagcgttcggccgaaCGTAGACAACCGAGTGTTATGTAAGGAGTTGagaagtttataattttaactttggACACTTATTCATTTCTAAATTCTATCTCCACCATCTCGTATTATCTTGAATTCTAATTCTATTATGAGTACAATTCTGCGATGGGTCTCGCCCCAAAGCGTTCGTTATGAGTAGCTTTCAGTCTTATACCGAAACGCTCGTCCCAGTATTAAAATACCAAATGGAtagaaatagcgttcgtccaaatttctataaatcagtataccgcgttcggtcattgactggcaatCGGCTTCCATAATTAAATTGTTCTCGGTATGGTCTTCTACTCGTCTTGAGGTGTCTTCATTTatttggattcggcctagagccttcctacttaaattattctttgagtAATGATTTGATTTCCTAGAGTCAGTTCAATCAACTGATTCAAATAGAAAATGACGTTGGGTAAATCTGAAGTGTCAGTTTTATTCGGTTCTGAAACGAAAATCTCTCGGTCTAGTCtttcacgttcgtcctcgttatgaagagggctgaacgctcgttattttatgaaattgtaatggaagataaaaatgaagttaaagTGAAGAATGGAAATGAacgaacagtatatgagatgaaataatgattatggattttgaacgagcgttccagggaggaacaaCTCCTGTATGGATGaatatgattatggaatttgtaaagtatgactgtgggcatgctaatgctggctgtccatcctgatgttccgtgaatactcATCCTCACTTAGAGGatggtaggtcatgtgtgggaacggcaggaggtccgagtccttaggggtactttggatagggctaacctcgggtggcagctgatgtgtttttccagttactacatcacccgggttcTAGAGAcacctgtagctacacagattcatacagtccggacggtcggtctagtgaTTAGTTTATAAATGAATATGCTTGTTGAAATACTGATGTGTTTGAAATGTTAAATTCTTATGTAGatttatgaattaaattcaataagcttacccttcgtttttccttATGTTGTCcctcgtccttgtacgtccgtcttgtcttcgcgatgatcatccgtgtggatgggagcagatgggaGTGAGCCACTTGAAGAGgcgctagaagaagaaaatttggaagatgcgaGCCTCGTAGATGTGGAAGTAAAGGCCGAGCCCTAGCGCACTTGTTAGtttagttttgaattgtttagTATTATGagtggacgttcggttatttggttttgtaaaaccgttcgtccctgACTTTTCTTATCTCTACTGTTTTGTATTTTGGTTTTTGTatttaagccgttcggctttttgaACCCAGTTTTAATGTAAGAATGTTTTGTTTAActgtttaatgtaattaaattctaaattatggtgattactgtattttgggatgttacattagtggtatcagagcagttttgttctattaaaggacactgtaggttatgagtacactgtgtttttgctgtgtgcttaatgTTTGTTTCATGAGTTATTTTCGAACTCTTTGAACATGAGTAACGCTCGTTTTTCTCTGTTTCCAGAGAacaaatggcacctagactccctccCCCACCGTAGCCTAATGAGTCTGATGCGTCCAACAACACTAGGTTGTTGGAAACTGTGATTGATAGATTACAGCAGCAGAATACCACATTGATGGAACAAAACGCTACCCTGATGCAGCAAAATCAAAATGCTTTACAGAGTTTGGAGGCCGCTCGCGCCAACTCTGAAGCTACGCAAAGGCAATTGATGGATATCCTTGCCGCTACCAGAAACACACCGGGGGCGTCCTCTTCTAATGCTACCCAACATGCTGAATGGAGTTTGGAAAGCTTTCTTCAACATCATCCCGCCAAGTTTAACAAAAAGTGCCTTCCTGATGAGGCAGATCAGTGGCTGCGGGACATGGAAAAGATCTATAATGCAAAGAGGTGCCCTGATGACAACAGGTTGGCGTTTACAGAATATCTGTTGACTAGTGAGGCCagccactggtgggcgagcgTGAAGACTATACTGACGGACGCTCACGCTCCCATCACTTGGGAGGTGttcagaaataaattttatgaagagTATTTCCCAGACAGCGTTCGCTACGCCAAGGAAGTGGAGTTCCTTCAATTGATACAAGGGGGAAAGTCTGTATTGGAGTACACCAATACTTTCAAGCAGTTATTGAGGTTCAACACTATGGCCACTAGTGAAGAGTGGCAGTGTAGGAAGTTCGAGAATGGACTAAGGAGCGACCTGAAGGTGTTGATCTCGAGTTTATGCATTCGGTCATTTCCTGCCATGGTGGAGAGAGCCAAAGTACTGGAGAAGAATATGGCAGAGGTGGAGCGACAAAAGAAGCAACAACAGGTGGTTAGGGGACCGATCGTATCCAGGGGTAATGCTAATCTGAGAAGTGCTCCTTATACTCGTCCAAATCAATCATCAAATACAAGTGGATCTCGAGCGCTGGTCATTGCCGGACAGTCTGGGCAGCCAGGAAACGTTACTTGTTtccagtgtggaggaccacactatCGTTCGTCCTACCCTCAGCTGATGGGAGGAAAATTTTGCGTTCGTTGTAGACGAAATGGGCACTTAGAGAGTGAGTGCAACATGGGTGGACGCGTTGTGATGAGACCACCGAACGTTGGGAGAAATCAACCAAGAGGAGGTGGACGAGCCCAAGCTGTTGGGCGGGTATATGCTTTGACTGGTGCGGAGGCAGCAAGCTCAGGTAATCTCATATTCGGTGATTGCTTGCTGTTTGGTAAAGATTGTTATGTgctgtatgattcgggggcgacccactccttcatctcgaaggcgtgtgttgagaAGCTGGGTTTAGAGGTGAGAGAGATGCAGTTCGAcctggtggtgtcaaccccagcggctggcaAGGTTAGGACGTCCACTATGTGCGTCAGGTGTCCCCTAGAAGTGGAAGGGCGTAGGTTTAAAGTCAATctcatctgcttacctcttcaaggtttggaggtgattttaggaatggattggctgaCTACCAATCGCATTCTCTTAGACTGTGGCGATAAGAGGTTGGTTTttcctgaagaagatgaagaagaattgtCTGTGACGCTCGGTTAGTTGAAGGAAGACATCATGGAGGGTGCCAGCTGTTTCTTAATTTTGACGCACGCAGATCAGGAATTCGGAGGGATGGAGCAAGAACGATCGTCCAGTAGCAATAATGGACGATCGGTTGTGGATGAATTCCCAGAAGTCTTTCTGGAAGAAATACCTGGATTACCTCCTGTTCGCGAGGTCGAGTTCACGATTGATTTGGTGACAACGGTAGCACCCATTTCTGTTCAACCTTATCGAATGTCGCCTGCGGAATTAGCTGAGCTCAAGACgcagattgaagagttgatggaCAAGCAGTTCATCAGGCTGAGCGTATCGCCCTGGGGAGCTCCTGTTCTCctagttaaaaagaaagatggCAGCTCCAGACTTTGCATTGACTACAGGCAGttaaacaagctgaccatcaagaataaGTACCCATTGCCAAGGATAGATGATTTGTTGGATCAACTGCATGGGGCTACTGTATTCTCGAAGATTGATTTACGGTCgggatatcatcaaatcaggGGCAAAGAGGAAGACATCCAGAAGACTGCTTTCAGATCTCGTtacggacactacgagtatgtagtgatgaCGTTCGGTGTGACGAACGCGTCAGCAGtcttcatggattacatgaatcgTATATTTCGGCCATACCTGGACAAGTTCGTAGTGGTCTTCATTGATGATATTCTTATTTACTCCAAGAGCCATGAAGAACATGCGGAACACTTGAGGGTCGTACTTGGCGTCTTGAAGGAGAAGGAACTGTACGCCAAGTTATcaaagtgtgaattttggatgaagagCGTGCAGTTCTTGGGGCACGTTGTATCGGCTGAAGGGATCTCTGTAGACCCAGCAAAAGTACGAGCGGTATTGGAGTGGGAGAGTCCCCGTTCGGTCACTGAGGTTCGTAGTTTTGTGGGGCTGGCGGGCTACTACAGACGTTTTATTGAAGGATTTGCTAAGATAGTAGCTCCGCTAACTCAGTTGACCAGGAAGGATCAATCGTTCGCATGGACCGATCGATGCGAAGCGAGCTTCCAGGAGTTGAAAGGAAAATTAACGAGCGCTCCAGTTCTGATTATTCCGGACACAGCCCAACCGTTCGAGGTATACTACGACGCTTCTCATCAAGGTTTGGGCTGTGTGTTGATGCAAGAGAAGCGAGCGGTAGCATACGCGTCTCGTCAATTGAAGATTCACGAGAGAAATTACCCGacgcacgacctggagttggcagcggtcgttttcgccctgaagatttggaggcatttcTTGTACGGATCCACGTTCCA
The Vigna angularis cultivar LongXiaoDou No.4 chromosome 5, ASM1680809v1, whole genome shotgun sequence genome window above contains:
- the LOC128196656 gene encoding uncharacterized protein LOC128196656 → MEQNATLMQQNQNALQSLEAARANSEATQRQLMDILAATRNTPGASSSNATQHAEWSLESFLQHHPAKFNKKCLPDEADQWLRDMEKIYNAKRCPDDNRLAFTEYLLTSEASHWWASVKTILTDAHAPITWEVFRNKFYEEYFPDSVRYAKEVEFLQLIQGGKSVLEYTNTFKQLLRFNTMATSEEWQCRKFENGLRSDLKVLISSLCIRSFPAMVERAKVLEKNMAEVERQKKQQQVVRGPIVSRGNANLRSAPYTRPNQSSNTSGSRALVIAGQSGQPGNVTCFQCGGPHYRSSYPQLMGGKFCVRCRRNGHLESECNMGGRVVMRPPNVGRNQPRGGGRAQAVGRVYALTGAEAASSDCGDKRLVFPEEDEEELSVTLDQEFGGMEQERSSSSNNGRSVVDEFPEVFLEEIPGLPPVREVEFTIDLVTTVAPISVQPYRMSPAELAELKTQIEELMDKQFIRLSVSPWGAPVLLVKKKDGSSRLCIDYRQLNKLTIKNKYPLPRIDDLLDQLHGATVFSKIDLRSGYHQIRGKEEDIQKTAFRSRYGHYEYVVMTFGVTNASAVFMDYMNRIFRPYLDKFVVVFIDDILIYSKSHEEHAEHLRVVLGVLKEKELYAKLSKCEFWMKSVQFLGHVVSAEGISVDPAKVRAVLEWESPRSVTEVRSFVGLAGYYRRFIEGFAKIVAPLTQLTRKDQSFAWTDRCEASFQELKGKLTSAPVLIIPDTAQPFEVYYDASHQGLGCVLMQEKRAVAYASRQLKIHERNYPTHDLELAAKELNMRQRRWLEFLKDYDFELLYHPGKANLVADALSRKAVHVSVMMVKELSLVEGFRDLRLQFELEPNSIKCCNLRISSDVFDRIRVKQREDEELVTILSALGTDKAKHFNTGTDGLLRYMDRTCVPNDGELKRIILEEGHHSLFHVSQLRKYIANPSHILELENVQLRQDRTLELQPVRVEDCRTKYYKGKDVRLVKMVWDAKTGDSTWEVENAMKDLYPHLFPGKI